The sequence agaaaataaaataactttaggCCACTCACATAACCCCGGTTCTTTGATAACAGGAGTAaggtatctcactatgggaatTCACCTCAGGTGTATCAGACACTGGAAGCAATAACAACATGTCTGTCAGCTAATCACAGCAGTGATAAGGGAGTCCCAGCTCCCTATATAAGACACCGCCACAGCTCTCTTCTTCATTCACTGCATATTTATTCTCCGTGCAACTGCAAGGAGTGAAGTGTGGTGAGATATCTCATTCTTGTTATCAGAGAACCAGGGATATGTGGGTAACCTAAAGTTCTCTGTCTAACATTAGTTTggtatctcactatgggataTAGCCAACTCCCGTATTGCAGATATTTTGTCCAAAGCAGACCATCAACCGACATGTTGTGTTCAATGTACACCCACCTAATCAATTTGCAAAGAATGGATGGGAGGGGGGAAACAAACTGACACACTTGTGCTTCACTGTGTTGttgatttgtgtgtatatatactgtgtgtagggtttcttggttcaggtttggggaatgtacaattaatattaatgattgtaatcaatgattaatcatacggttttaactagataacaatacattctaaattgccccaaaacaggggttatatagcccaaaagtctgcttcagatatatatagataattaaacacaacgaattataattaattaggaatatacatcatatgcagacaggctgtattaattttcagaacaccttaatggtattaacccgtaccgcaaccaatcagttcgtccagcaaaccactttgctcgatactattgatcaattctccagaaggtttattcttagtataagcttacttaatcaaagcacgttaacttactttgataatatcagctcgtagctttagatcgcacattaaagaggctttgctttatgaccaacgaacacagacaatcaagcgtataattgggtttaatacaaggaactaagatatatcacaaacttaacaaacgtagaacacatttaacaacaaacatttaacatagaacaaacaaagtaaaacagtaaggaaaataaagagattacagggatagcaaacttgtcacaacagttaaaccttaagagccagcaagggaattacacactttaacgcatttgaatttagatggaataatacttgcaaaatggacctttgtgtcgctgaacaagactgcgtgtgtgcgtgaatgtcctcgttgcgtccgtgagctggaggatttctgttggtgcttccggagcgtggatcgctagcgggaagttcaaagcatcttaggagtaacggttgaaactgagagagagtcctttcacccggaggatatcggactgctccaaaaacgtagtgtgttgagctttgtccgaagacaaggaaaagactgagataaacaccaaataaaacaaaagacatgtctgacgagagtttgaagagaagttgaagaaaacttgaagaggttcagaagagaaaaaggagTAAGAAAGCAAGAGAGCAAACGGATAAGAGAGACAAGAGAGCAAGAGGACAAGAGAgcgattccacaccagatcctgacttttaaggtagggaggtcacgcctccttttggaggaatgacccaatgaggctcctcagttttggcgcgagatggttccctttgtcttgtcaaggctcgacatttgcctaatttacaacagggtctggatgtggtttgaatcactcaaaagatggtaaaacatagcagaatacattttaatgtaaccttatatatatatattcagctagggcgagtcgtaaggtttaatttgataccaagaaacttgtatttggtacacttaaaagtgaatatatactcttagactctttatataagccctcagagtttaactacacaactaaacaatcttaactaatttgatataacagcagaaatacccaagcatacgggaataaaacatatttccttaaaaataagtcatttctgggttttaaatggtaggaacgtgtgtgtgtatagattttcagtgtgtagatggcgatatcacgagtgtctctggagaggctctttgggttgtaaaaacgtcaagaaagcattctaactcccagactcgctggcgctacctggtgatttagatggggagtcacagtgtgtgggggttttaggaccgtttgtaaaaatgtgtgcattgcattcagaattaatgagttcatgattttccgttcatactctacatgtGTATATTCTTTTGTACACATCGGCAGATTGACTACCCACACAaaggactgaatgagccaatgaCGGCTCTGTAACATCCAGTCTGTAGAATTGGACAAAAGTGTGAGGTGACGCCCAATTTGCAGCCACACAAATGTCCTGAACTAAAATGCGCTTAAACAGCACCTACAAGGTAGCGAAGCCTCTGGTAGAATCATGGTGTCTGGAccctgacttccctgtctggttcggttttgggatccagacactcatgctccatgtcttgtcttGTATTGGCATGAGTGCATTACACTTATGTCACCTTGACAAGATGCTCTCGCATCTCTTTGCACTGTGCGCCCAGATCGCAAGCTGTCTTTACATTGTGCTGAGGTTTGGTCACATCGGTCTGAGGTATCGGGTTTGTGTGGGGCCAAACATTCGCataggtgtcctgtcttgtttggGCGCCTGTAGTGTGCATCTTGTGGCATTTGCCTCGTGATGTACGTTCAGGCTTTGtctagtgtgagaatgcatggcattgctttgttagCATTGCCGTACATTCTCTCGTCTTATCTGTCAGTTGGCATTAGCGCATGTTGCCTATTGTTTTGGCGATATGCGCTCATGCCTCGTGTCTCTCTGTCTAGTGTCATACCCCGCcaccttgtttgcttattattagttaattagtCACACCTACCCTGCTTGTTAACCCATTTGATTTCTCATATGTTCTCTAAATGAGACACTAGCGCTCTCGTATCAATTTCTGCTTGCTGCCGTGACAGAGCACAGAGCAGTAGATTGTCAATTTAAGCAGACATTCTTAGACCATTCATCTCATATGCTCCTTACACACACTTGCTGAACACCCTCGGTACTAATGAAATTTTTTTAACACTAATGTTTTCGTGCAAATTGTCCTCCTCTCTCTTTTCTGAACCTGTGGGTGGAGAGGGGAAATGTAAACTGAGATGCACTGGGGGAACTGGTACCAATACTGTGCAACACGAAACTTAGTTTTCAACTCTTCTTGAGGAAGGCGTGGAACAGAGACTCTGCGAGTGCTGTTCACCCATTCCATTTCCTGAACCAGAACACTGGTTAGGTCGTCTGCCTTTTCTTGTTCCCCTGAGGGTTAGACATGTTTGGCAGTCGCCGCTGGAAAAGAAGCATTAATTCTCTGTTGGGGCTGTTTCGGCTGTGCTCCTCCCTGCTCTGACTGCTGGGGCGGGGGTGCCTTGTCTGGGTCCTGAATCCAGATTGCCCACCTCTAAAATGGGTTGGGAACCCAGAAGGTGATGGCGGCAGAGCTCGAGCAGTGACTTTAAGCAAGTTTCAAACGCCTCCCCATCTTTCATCCTTGAATCGCACTGCTGCCGCATCGTAGAAACCTTAGTCACGAAAAGGGCTTTGGGTTCCATTGGGgagtttgttttctctctctcagacaAGTCCTTCAAACCCAGCCAAAGTGCTGTTTTCCCAAAACAGTGAGAATGATGCTGCAACCGCAGCTCTGGATGGCACCTCTTGATGTGCACAGGTTGAAATCCTCAATAACGCAGATGTCCTCCCACAATGTCGTGTTCAGTGCCCCGGGGTCAATTTGCCGCCCCATCTCCTCCACCAGCTCGGACTGATTACAACTAAGGCTGAAGAACGGTAGATCTTCTGATAAATGGAGGCCGACAATCTCTCCGTCCGTCCCGGCAATGAAGGGGGAGCGGACGAAAAGGTCAACCGATCGGGGTGGAGGTGATTTGCCACCGATGCCTCGACCGGAGGGGGGCAGGACATCACTAGATCATCCATCCCATGCACATGCAGCCTAGAGAAACCTTTAACAGGCACTCTGTGAGAAAACGGCACATCTCCGGCTCCCTtatcactgctgtgattggtctgtcAGCTACCAGACGTAGTGGAATTGCTTCCAGTCTCAGATACTCCTGAAGTAAATTCCATAGTGAGATACCAAAACAATTTTAGAAAGAGAACTGctgaattaaaatgtattagagAATGGAAAGtgtggaaaaagaaaaaataaaatttttcaaGACTTTTACAGAGTTTTTGATGAGATCAAAATTTGGAAGTATATTTGAGTAGCAACAGTGTGTCAATAGTGATTCACTGAACATCAACTTAAGGTTATATTTGTTCATCATTATATAACCTTTCCATGTTCACAACAACTCCATCCGAGCAAGATTGAGAAACACTGTTCGAACTGTGTCTGAGTCATGCCATGTCATATAGAGGCCTGTCTGGCATATTAAATCTTTTACGAATACCAACAGAACAtctcaatatgactccagtgttttaatccatgtcttctgatacGGCCCGATtttaacactggagtcatatggattacttttatgctgacttgatgtgctttttggagcttcaaagttttggtcaccattcacttgcattgtatggacctacaaagcagagatattcttctaaagaatatcttaatttgtgttctgcagaagaaagaaagtcatacacatctgggatggcatgagggtgagtaaatgatgagagaatataaaTTTTGGGGCGAACTACCCTTTAAGTATTCTATTTTCTGTCTAGAAAAAATCACTCTACTTCCTTTATTTAAACCATTTGTAAACCATTTGTAGGCCTGTatagagatagacagatatatcTACTGCACATTTATTATATTACACATGACATGTATTTTATAATGCTTGCATTGTTTTCAGAACACAAAAGCCAGAGCCGTTTGTAATGACACTGAAGCACAAGTTTATTCATTGTATGTGTGTTATGAGACTGTTATGATAGGGACAGTTCAAAACGAGCCCAAACAAGTGTTAAAAACTGAATGTACAAACACCACCTGTCAGACTTCTGATAACAGCTGACGTCATCCTGCGGCGGAGTCGGGCTGATgtcactcaacaagccacgcccCTCAAGAGCGCCGAAACCGGAAAATACCCCATTGGCTGAGGAATGCGGAGACGTTAAGGTATGTTGAAAAAACttctcttattattattaaaattattaagattatagattttttttcgtGGGTAGAAATTTTAcatatatattcagtataataCGTTGTGTTTCCGAGTATATATTAACTTACCGGAGTCCGCTGTAGTTTCTTTGAGGAGTTGGCCAGATGGCTACTTTGAAGTGGTCAGTCAGTGTACATGGTTTTGAAGATATGTTGTGTCTTATTTTAATATATGTCTAATTTCACATTTGAACGTAAAACAGGGAAACAACCGTGTCTGAATTGTTGTTTGTAAAACCTTACAAACTGAGTGAACTGTACCTTTGCGCTCAAATTAACCTTTATATAGTACATTTCTGGATTAATTTAGGCATAAATGCTTCCTTGTGGCTTTGTTTAGTGTACGGTGTGTATACTACAGTGATAAGTATATTCAGTGAGAAGAAATAAAATGAAAGTGTTGAAATTCTGGCAACCTCACCAACATCCATAATATTATAGATCAGTAGGCAATCCTAGTTTTTGACCTGAGGTTTATGACGTAATTAGGAATGTAAGAAGAATGTCCACATTCTGCACATGTCAGTCCAACATTATGTGAGGTCAAAGAGTAAATACTGATGCTTGTGGACACTTCTCAGGCCTCTCATGAAAGACAAAATTCCCTGGATGGTTAGGAACCATTTATGGCTATtgtcaacaaaaataaatcaGGTTTTAAGCACTTTAGTGGTAACTAGCATGAAACGTTGTGTCAAAGCTCAACAACAACATCCATTTCTGATCCTTTTCCAACAGACTGATTGCTTTTGAAGTCAGCAAATCATGGCTGGCTTCAGATCGGAGGATGTGGAGCTTTTCTATGAGATGGGAGAGGAGTTAGGAAGGTAAGAGGATAAAATGTGACATCACTCCTTCCAAGTAAAAGCAACAGTCTTCCTGTTTTAACCTGTCTTTACTGTGATCTCACACTAAAGGAATTCACCAGACAATGATCTGGGTTAAATTAAGGTCTTATGGTTTGATAAACCTAAAATGGAGATAAAAGCTAAATAATTACATGATAATGTGGCAGTTGTTTGGCTCTGGGTAAGCCATGACTTATCAGTGcagtataaaaacaaacattattgtTCCAAGGCTTTTTAAAGAGTTCTGGAATTTAAACAGCCCCATCACAATGACTCAATCGTCTGCACTCACTGAATCAAGCCTTGCCTTCCTTCCTATATATGGAAGTAGAGGTTGCGTGCCATGCTGCTGCAGCATGACATCACTGCTTTACAATGCTTGAGCACAGCTGTAGTGCAAAGGAGACTAAAAGGCTCAGAAAGCAGAACTTTAACTACACAACATTTGCTCTGACTTTTACAATAATGTTGCATTATGCAGCATTTGTACTATTTATTTCaattacatattattttattgttttagacATTTAAGAAATGAACACCTTTCGTGGTTTGATCCTGTTCATATacactggtggtcaaaagtttggaaaaatgtatagattttgcaattttggaaggaaattggtactttaattcaccaaagtggcattcaactgatcacaaatataCTCGGGACATTACTGacgtaaaaaacagcaccatcactatttgaataatttatatatatatatatatatatatatatatatatatatatattgtatttaaacatttgtttcaAATTGGAATTATAATTCTTAattttattaatgtcctgactatactttgtgatcagctgaatgccactttggtgaataaaagtaccaatttcattccataagagcaacaatctgtacatttttctaaACCCTTGGCTGCCATTGTATGTGATGCGTTTGCACCCATGCCATTTAATAGTGTCACTATTACTATTGTGAGTAGAATCTGTTAATCTATGTTCATTCTTAAGTCTTGCAGACAGtgatattgtgttgtgttttctaCAGTCCAAACTTTGCAACATTATCATGATCATAATTTCCTCTTTCTCATCTCTCTGTATTTCATTATTACCGTGGGTCTGGATCTCAGTGGACAGTTTGCCATTGTGCGTAAATGTAAAGAAAAGACCACCGGGACAGAATTTGCTGCCAAGTTAATCAAGAAGAGGCGGCTGTCGTCCAGCCGAAGGGGCGTGAGCCGAGAAGAGATCGAGCGAGAGGTTAACATCCTTCGAGAGATCCAGCACAGCAACATCATCACCCTCCATGACATCTTTGAGAACAAAACCGATGTGATCCTCATCCTGGAGCTGGTGTCTGGAGGAGAGCTGTTCGACTTCCTGGCTGAGAAGGAGTCCTTGACCGAGGAGGAGGCCACACAGTTCCTCAAGCAGATCCTGGATGGAGTACACTACCTCCATTCTAAACGCATAGCACACTTTGACTTGAAGGTGAGTGCCAAGGATATCatgttttaaactatttattttacagtttgcTGTTGATTAGTTGATGTGTTTTATAATCCATGTAGACTCATGACCCATTCTTCACCCTAAATGTTTCATTTCAAGCAAATGTGACATTTGCTTCTCATTAAAATGGATTTCTGTGTAATCACtttgttttcagcctgagaacataatGCTGCTGGATAAGAATGTTCCAAATCCCAGAATCAAGTTGATAGATTTTGGAATTGCACATCAAATTAAGGATGGAAATGAATTTAAAAATATCTTCGGAACTCCTGAGTTTGTTGGTAAGAATCTTATTCTATTTTATGGATCTTTAagatcacttaaaggaatagtccgggttcaataaaatttaagctcaatggacagtatcgacacatacaaaaatacattttgacttgccaattttaaacattaaaaagctcaaaaacataaaaaaaaaaaaacttagccACAATGAGCCTGGGTACCTGAGCAAGTaaagatgttgactaccacacctgtCATTTGTAGCCCCGGAAATTGTCAATTATGAGCCCCTCGGCCTGGAGGCAGACATGTGGTAAGTCAATTtcaatattgattttaaaataatggATGGGTTTTGTTCAGCCTATCAGATATTATTTATAATGCTCAAAATAGTGAAAGTTAATTAGTTGTCTTTAAATTCTTTTCTGCAGGAGCATTGGCGTTATcacatatatactgtaagtaTCACAACAGATTTTGATTACttggtttaaaggggtcatgacatgccttttttattttaaagtgttccttAAGGTTaagttataatttttattaaaaaaatcagtcatatatttgtaaaacattattattttccaatctcattctgaccctctgtcagaaatgctaAGTTTtgttgctgcttctcctttaagacttgacactaattgcccactgttatgattggctctctgctctttaCTGACCTGCTCTTTTTACTTGTCATTTCACTGCTCAACACTACTGAGTGGGCTACAAAAATGATAAGGtgaagtaggcattgatgtgttgttgtgaagGCAGTCAGATGGAAATGTCTACCATGGTGTGACATCACAActgagtcgttttggcagcttagtttcaacaaatgctctttttgcactgaggaatttttgagttttgaaacttgcagtatgtttttatagtaaaatgacCTCGTATATGTCAAAAGTTttaggaaaatttgattcctcatatcatgacccctttaatggttTATTTGACTGCATTGATTGCATGGTTTTTCCACCACCAGCTCATGTCATTGTAAATAGCTTAATGAATAttaacacattattaatgtttttcAGCTTAAGTGGTGCTTCTCCATTTCTTGGTGAGACCAAACAAGAAACACTGACCAACATTTCAGCTGTTAACTATGACTTTGATGAAGAGTACTTCAGCAACACAAGTGAGCTTGCCAAGGACTTCATTCGCCGACTGTTGGTCAAGGATCCCAAGTTAGTATCTGCCTCATTAATAATTGAAGTTGTTTATCATtgctgttaattaattaattaatattttaattaaatattttcctaTAACTTTCAGGAAGAGAATGACAATTGACGACAGTCTCCAACACCCCTGGATCAAGGTTTGAATCTTTAATTTTCCCTCCCTCAGATTTTTAATGCTGCCATTTGTGCTCTCCTTTACACATTCTTGTCTCATCGCCTCCTACAGGTGATTAAGAGGCGCAATGTGCGACCAGAGGAGAGTGAGCGCAAGCCGGAGCGTAGGCGTCTGAAAACCACCAGACTGAAGGAGTACACCATCAAATCCCACTCCAGCATGCCTCCCAACAACACCTACATTAACTTTGAGCGCTTCTCCCAGGTGATGGAGGAGATAGGTGTGGCCGAGGATGGCCTGCGAGAGCTGGAGAAGAACCAGCGCTCATGCAGAGAAGATGTGGCTGCTTTGCTCTCCATCTATGAGGAGAAGGAAGGGTGGTATAAAGAGGAGAACGAGAGCATCGCCTCAGATCTGAATGAGATCAAACAGGAGCTACAGAGAGCGCAAGCCCTTCGCAGACAGAGCCAGGAGGAGACACGGGCCACCATGCTGTCAGCCAACGCCCTCAAACGCAAGTTTAGTCGGCTGGAGAAACGCTATGATGTGCTGGCTGAACAGATGGTCTCCGAGGTGCGCTGGGTGGAAGAGCTGGTGCGCTCAATTTCTGCTGAAAACGACACTCGCAGCACCGGCATGGCATGAGCCTCTCTGTTTGCTTTCTAAACGCGATGACTATCTTCTATATTTGCTTGGTATGTGCAGAGTAGGTGATGTAGAGTATTAAACAGACCATTGCAATAAGCTTCAAGTCTTTAGGTTACTTTTGTTTACCCGTGCTCACAGAACAAAAGAACAagcaatgtaaaatgtttttatataaaggcTGATTGATGGTGTGCATGCGTAAAGAATGAGCAATTTGCCTGTGTATTGCATTAAGAGAGACCATGCAATTGCAGCTATAGCCAACGGATAGCACTTTCACTCACCACATTATAAATAAATGCTGGATCAGTcgataaaaaaaagtttatgtaAATTAAAATTAAGAAGATGTGCCAGGTGTACTACTTAAAGAGATAATTTTCCCAAAAATGAAtgttgtgtcataatttactcatccttatgtcattccaaacccataagactcTCTCATTTTGCTCATTGTCATCCAGTGAAAGTGGAATGGGACCAAACACAGCTGTGGTCACctttcactgtcactgtatgggaAAGAGCAGCTTTAATATTACATTACAGATCTAATTTTATCTTccaaagggtgagtaaatgatttttgggtgaactatccatttaagtatCAATTACAAAAAGCACTTGAAGCAAAGCAAACTAAATTTATATTGTGAATAATGTGCTACACAGTCCTCCATGAGGAATGAACAAATCTCAGGATTCATAGGCTTATAAACAGGTGTTGTTGTTGACAGTTGCTAATGTTGTGCTGCACATGCTAATGTTGTGCTGTACTGATGTGCTTCACCTATGCAAATGAAATGCTAATTTTGTGTTGTGAAACAAAGCGTTAAGCGATGACTTATCACGTACTAGTCCTAAATGCTTTCTTGAAttatttacatatactgtatctaATACTTTGCTTGATTAAAATTCAGGAAGCTGCTTTTGTATCTTTAAAAATTAAGATGTTATGCTTTTCTTACGCTCAAAACACACTTCAAACATTCCATTTTTCTTG comes from Xyrauchen texanus isolate HMW12.3.18 chromosome 9, RBS_HiC_50CHRs, whole genome shotgun sequence and encodes:
- the LOC127649510 gene encoding death-associated protein kinase 3-like translates to MAGFRSEDVELFYEMGEELGSGQFAIVRKCKEKTTGTEFAAKLIKKRRLSSSRRGVSREEIEREVNILREIQHSNIITLHDIFENKTDVILILELVSGGELFDFLAEKESLTEEEATQFLKQILDGVHYLHSKRIAHFDLKPENIMLLDKNVPNPRIKLIDFGIAHQIKDGNEFKNIFGTPEFVAPEIVNYEPLGLEADMWSIGVITYILLSGASPFLGETKQETLTNISAVNYDFDEEYFSNTSELAKDFIRRLLVKDPKKRMTIDDSLQHPWIKVIKRRNVRPEESERKPERRRLKTTRLKEYTIKSHSSMPPNNTYINFERFSQVMEEIGVAEDGLRELEKNQRSCREDVAALLSIYEEKEGWYKEENESIASDLNEIKQELQRAQALRRQSQEETRATMLSANALKRKFSRLEKRYDVLAEQMVSEVRWVEELVRSISAENDTRSTGMA